The proteins below are encoded in one region of Triticum aestivum cultivar Chinese Spring chromosome 1B, IWGSC CS RefSeq v2.1, whole genome shotgun sequence:
- the LOC123085860 gene encoding uncharacterized protein: MLTKLVLHDMSASTSVNVYERVFRDCIGLQVLYLTSCSCAHTTLVVDAPCSHIRELVLEECSFFVIELRDLPMLVRLACSLTDTSKILFGSVPSLMDTNLSFSLEDDSIVAARWINEFDSFLGMSPTMANLVIRFIGRRTWIGASSPEKKLPHLKKLLVADMPSNWDISWTRGLLMASTFLEVMHIHVPHSETEPDYLRGMNWSKSRNELRHHHLKELVVIGYTQRNIWLLKYVVRVCTSLQRIVLLKDGHVRYIGLWDWRMVGQQTCPWSDDEKMVLRRMMKKFGLRPLPKLILG; the protein is encoded by the coding sequence ATGCTTACTAAGCTCGTCCTGCATGACATGTCTGCTTCCACATCCGTGAACGTGTACGAGAGGGTGTTCAGAGACTGCATTGGGCTGCAGGTGTTGTACCTCACGTCCTGCTCCTGCGCACATACCACTTTGGTGGTGGACGCGCCGTGTTCACATATCAGGGAGCTCGTCCTGGAAGAGTGCTCATTTTTTGTGATCGAGCTGCGCGACCTCCCAATGCTTGTCCGTCTAGCGTGCAGCCTAACCGACACTTCAAAGATTCTATTTGGCTCGGTTCCGAGCCTCATGGACACTAACCTTTCATTCTCTCTAGAGGATGATAGTATAGTGGCGGCACGGTGGATAAATGAGTTCGACTCGTTCCTCGGTATGTCCCCCACCATGGCGAACCTCGTCATCCGATTTATTGGACGCAGAACTTGGATTGGAGCTAGCAGTCCGGAGAAGAAGTTGCCGCACCTGAAAAAGCTCCTTGTCGCTGACATGCCTTCAAATTGGGATATCTCATGGACAcgtggcctcctcatggcctcgacaTTTCTCGAGGTCATGCACATCCACGTGCCTCACTCAGAAACGGAGCCTGATTATCTGCGCGGGATGAATTGGTCGAAATCACGCAATGAGCTTCGGCACCATCACCTCAAGGAGCTGGTCGTGATTGGATACACGCAGCGTAACATATGGCTTTTGAAGTATGTTGTGAGGGTGTGCACATCGTTGCAACGCATTGTTTTGCTGAAGGATGGCCATGTTCGGTACATCGGACTCTGGGATTGGCGGATGGTCGGGCAGCAAACATGTCCATGGAGCGATGATGAGAAAATGGTGTTGAGAAGAATGATGAAAAAATTTGGGCTCAGGCCTCTTCCTAAACTGATCTTGGGATGA